A region of the Lycium barbarum isolate Lr01 chromosome 1, ASM1917538v2, whole genome shotgun sequence genome:
tggctagccgaatttgaggccatagaaattgatcaagaaaaataacgtttttctagtattccaaccaattggaaggcccttattaacatggagtagttgttggagcaagcaaagcattcatttgtgcaatttaccaaccctagccaagttgagaagtgaaagggtaaaggtaagatttaatctccttttctacgTGTTAGAGAtcatttgtgagtgttgtagtatgtagaaatggatgaaattcatgaaatatgtgtgtgttggttgtggccAAATAGGGGCTATGCTGGTAAGGtgtgatgaaatgattttatttagtatttcgattgttgttgttgtggattccatgataaaaatgaaggtttgatggcttgaaatgaagttgtaatcgttgtggaattgttgaagaagttgatgtgacactagcatggtttcttatatttgtatgaatgatgttgttaatgtgtggttgttggtgtaattcatgagcTTGGAAGCGAgggatgtgttgttgttgttcttattgagtttggaagattgtaagttgggttgttgtggttaattggaatgtaaatgaaatgccgtcgaattatgtagaaagggttgctaatgttagaatgcattttgaattaattgttgaagttgctaatgtggttgattggtattgttgttgatgatttggctgagttgaattctcagggttggttgaatttataggggagatgctgcccaaatttctgtaggtggattgctagcttagaaccggattcctaaatacctatagctaatgtttgatatcttttgacgttgttgtagatcttggaaaagccgagacttaagtttggattaacCTAGGAaacggacaaggtatgtaaggcttaccctttctttcttttggcatgtcctagagctaagtaaggtatgaaaCGCACCttagggtaactctattctttaattccgagattttttatgattcttattcacttcttgacactcgCATACTTGGTATAATCGAGTCTAtcgtatgattgaataacgagcaaatcataaagagtttctgttcctaaaagggttctataaggattaatgtccttaactttcataggcggtctcggattgctatgaaacgttcatagaggtttctgccatgaataacgtccataactttcttacgctaactcggattgactcgaaacgtgtttatgatccttcaagtgtcgattagtgtacttacctatcgagtcttaaaaattgatttatatgcatatggtttctcactactctgtttgtgcatgcctcaatatgtccttcactaagtcgcgggccaggacacgttctcgtgcgtactccactgcattgttcaccgagtccctcaatagagggtcgggacacgttatatgtatatacattctggagtatgatgtgttatggcgttatgatgggtacggagttattccctattctggagtataatgtgttatggcgccaacgacggggtggcgaccatgttttgttcaccgagtcccataatgggccggatatgacatatgacattgacatgcatgatttgtgttttaaaagtaagcattttggtattttggatagtgtacttacttttatatttcttgtttcgattatggctctgtttactgtacttcatgctttacatactcagtacatattccgtactgacccccgctcttcggggctgcgtttcatgccacgcaggtgtatacagatgagtagaggacattgctaggagacgTATCAGCTGGAtgggcgagctccatttccttccgaagtgttgccgagtcagagtattcatgttatggtatcttgattgatgttagagactttgcagacagagtcacgtgcataggatgtcagtcttgtaagcggctctgcaagccgacataccattatgcattgtgttacaaattccatatgattacagattttacttgatttgagaacgacgaaaagaatggttttgacaagtttttattatgcatttcatttcgtaacttaagagtccagtgaggttatgaacataacgagaactagAGGGGTttgctcggctctgagtatgggatcgggtgcccatcataccctatcaggattggggtgtgacaaatccCCCAGTTTGCCTTCTTTTTCGATTTCCCATGAGATTTATCATGCTTTTTATCGTTGTTTTTATCGTGGTTAGAGTGTTTACTCTCTAAGGTTGTCGTTTTCGGAGCAAAATGCACATATTTTGGAGGTGGTGGTGGATGGCGGTGGTGCTGACGTGGCAGTGGTGGCGGTGGTGATAATGGTGGTGATAAAGGACTCACATTTTGCTGAGATAAAGGACTCACACTTAGCATTTGGGTTGGTCTCCAACTAAgctaaatcttctccaaaatcaaTAAAGATTGAAGCTTTAACAATTGGGCATATGAAATGTGGAAGAaagggagggtgggggtgggtgagaggatataaataaatttttaaaaactaatttttattaaaatactGCCCCTCACTCTccatttttaaattataattttttttggtgCCATGCCAGCCTGAAAGGCCACAAAAATACTgaaaaaaataaggccagggggggTAATAGGTTGCCCGCAAAGGTttggtgcgtcataattaatccaagtatacgttggggggtatttatgtattttccctaaaatgtacattttatattaatattatatatattttttggtattattatttttaatgataattagttattttagtatttattgtCGATTATTAATAACTCATGTGACGTCCTAGATTAattaaaaccctataaaatatgacaattaaacttaaagataacaagttttcaaacttacttcggagcactttacaacccctaaaatgacgatccaaacatatatgtatacttagTGTAATGAgacgacattattgtacgctgaaaaaaatattaagttctatataaaatatttatattccgacgttttgaaacgtgactaatcttcggtcaaagtaccaaaaaaaacttaaagataacaagtttgcaaacttacttcggagcactttacaacccctaaaacgacgatccaaacatataggtatacctgatgtaatgagccgacattattgcacgctaaaaaagatattaagttctatataaaatatttatgttccgatgttttgaaacgtgactaattttcagtcaaagtatgaaaaaaagcttaattttcagtttgatttccaaagaataaaggttggggcCCGATATATTTGGCTCTTTTACGCACATATTCTATGCGTAAAAGGACTTTAGTGTAAaactacactttggtccttttacgcatataatctgtgcgtgaaacctatttacgttttttttttttttttgaatgggttattttggttccaaaaGTTTATTTTGGGATTACAAAAGTCTTAGGTTCTTATAACTTTCATCCCCAAACTTTTCAAGAATCCTTCAGGAAAGCCCGTCAAGTTTTATTATTTCTCTTTTTGTTTCTTGTTGCTACTAAGAAAGTGCCTGTCAATACTATCTCATTGTTTATCTCATCAAATTAATCATTATTTGTATTTATAATAAAATGATATGAAACTTTCAACATTGCCTTCTCCCTATAGGCAGCCGTAAATcaatgaaaattttaattttgactTCGTTTTTATTCGGATCATAGTAATAAGTTTTGAGAGAGAGACTGGTTCGTGTTTGATCCtcgtttgagaaaaaaaaaaaaaaaaaaagataagtgcaAGTTGTAGAGCAGATTTTGGTCTTTGTCAGCTATTCCACCAATAATTTTTAAGCTTTAAACTAGTTTTGGCTAAAACATTGAGCAAAATTTCATGGAAAAAGAAATTTCACTCAACTTACCACAAGTAGCAACCAGCAAGCAGCATTAAGTATTTATCTCGAGTGAAGGAAAAGCATATCCGAAATCAGTATCAAACTCAAGTGCAGGAGTAAAATACTCGCATCACATCCCTAACTCAAGCGTGTAAGTGCAAAATTTGCCTCTGAAGACTAAAGTTCACATTAAACTATACCTTTCACATCGTGCAGAAATATAATTCTGATACTCAATACAAATCAGTTCAAAAAATGATGGAAGAGAGATTTGTTCTTCTCATGCAGAAACAAAATCTTTTGACATAAATGAATAGGAAAAATACATTTCGTATAACTTCACAATTCAGTGAGACAATGCTCCTTTCATGCTGCACATAATAAACAACGCCCGACATTTCTCTCAGAACCAGTCAATTCAAGTGCCATTCACCACAAATGTCTCCGGCACTCACATCAATTTACAGCAACAGAGTATATATAGCACTTTACCATCACTGCTGTAAAGGCCCCTTCCGTTGGCCCAGCAAATGCCACATGATGAGGGAAGATAATGCAGAGTCACCACAAGCATTGCTTGGAGACTATTCCTACCTctttataaataaaaaaaaatccgaagGTAGCTCAAAGCTAAAGAATTGAGTGCAGCATCTAGAAAAGCTCCTCCGAATTGAATTTGTTCCATGCTTCCTGTTGCAAGATATAGAATTTAATGAAGAGCTCAAAAGACTTAAAGGAGTAAAAGAAATGGCAGAAGCAATGACTGCTCAAGTCTTTTGGCTGCACAAAGACCCTCCCTTATAAAACCACAGGACATCTGTTTTTAAGAGGCTTCATAAAGCTCAGAACCCTTGACCCATGACTCAAAAAGCAACATACCAGGGGAAAACTGggcttgttggaaatttggactcGATAGATCCACCCAGCCCAAAAAGACTAATTGATATTAATGTTTCGTGATAAATTAGTAACATCTCTGACTAACAACAAATGTGGAGACATGTTAACGAAGAACCAAATTCGTGTGCACTGATGGAACATCAGGTTGACCAGTGATAAAAGTACCTTGAGCATGTCAAACACCTTCTCAGCAACATATTTCTGTTGAAGGGTGGCGCCTTTCTGCTGCACCTTATCGGGATGGATACACAATGTTGCTTTTCTATATACCTTTTTCACAGAAGCACCAGTAATTAAATCCGTCAAAGAAACAGGCTGCCAACCGCATTCAGGCCAAAGCACCTACGACACAAGTCAATTTAGATCTTTATCAAAACCATTCTATTAGAAGCACAGACAATCAAAACAAATCAGAAATAATAGGTTTTCCCTTTCAGAAATAATTAATTTGCTGAATGTCAATCAGAAAAATCACGATTTTCCAGAGATCCAAAGTATTTATGTCTCTGTAGTTAAGTTGGTGGACTCTTCGCTTTCGATGCCGCACCtatgtcggattctccaaaaatacactagttttggagaatccgacacacACCCattgacatttttgaagagtccgagcaacataggtctGTAGATGTTCCATACATCTGTAAATCTGTTGGTGCATAAATTTCTATGGTTGGAAGAAAAATCTGTAAACTGATATGATGGCTTCCTGTGTATATACGTGTgctggtgcttgtttttcttttaACACCAGTGCTGTTAAAGGTGTGAATAGGTAGAAGGCAACAATCCCCCCACCCCCACAAAAGAAAAAACATGACTATGATTAGCAAGGAAATACAGAGATAGCAAAGTGGATAGGATGTGACTCGTGTGCGTGTCATTTGTTTGGCAAGTCTTCAAGGAAAAATAACTCCTTCCAAAATTTATCCTTTCTCTTGTTAACAAGGTGGTGTGTTAAGTGGAATCTAGCAGTTCTGGGGTGCAACTGATCTCCTAATATAAGTGGACATAAAACGGAACATACGTATTGCAGAGTTGATAGCAGTGCACGCAGATTTCCTTCTTTCCCAGCAGCCCATCGCTTGATTTCAATATCTAGGGTCTCACCAATTCTCTGTAACAAAAAGTAAGCAACTATAACATAGATAAAATAGTAAAAATCACAGCAAAGATATATCATAGAATtcaaagcaaaaaaaaagaaaaaggatgaaAGACAACACAAAGCcaacagagaaaaaaaaacagaagCAAGCTCATCCTAGAATATTGATGCACCCAAGCTCTGCCAGCACACATTTAATCAAGAATAATGAAATGAACAATATTCAACTCATTTAGCTATATACAAGAGAGCACCATGCGTAAAGAGACAAGGCCTTGACGATTTCTCAGTTTAACTTGATTCATTCAGCACCAAAAAGAAGAAAGTGATCCTACTGATAACATGGCTAGTTCAAATTCACATTTTAAACAAGATCCCAAAGTTTAGGCAACATTGAAGAAAGAATGCTTTTCCAATCACAACAAGATCAAGCGACCTTGCTTAAACATAGACATCTACAGATAAAATTATCATGTGTAAGAGGATATGAAATACAGGTTCATTCCCTACCCCTCGATTGCACTTTAGTAAGTGAATTTTCTATTGCATGAAGAACAAGGAACCTATtcatctatattattttaaaagcataaaaataaatgttggttgaccaaaatatccttcaaatattgaatgacTTTTATACCCTTAATAAGCTCTAATCATATTTCCCTAAAAACCTAAAAGAAAAGTGAGGAGTATTATCCTATTAAACGAGGAAATTAACTCAAGTTCTGATCCTATTTCTATGCTATTCCTTTATGTTTTTGAAATTACCAATTTTTCATAGTAATTTGAGGAATTGATCTCTTTTACTTTTTCTATTTGAATTTTATTCCTAATTTAAATGATATGCAAGCCAGATACTTCTATAAAAAAGCCATTATTCCATATTCCCCGTCGTAAACTCTATAGGAAATATTAATTTTTAAGCTATGATACTGCttcaaaaaaaagataaaaaaattcAACAAACTTCTCGAAAGATATTAAATAGTCATCACAAAGTTGATCGATTATTTTATGCCAATTGGCAAATATAAAATTTTATGTTGAAAAAACAATAGTTGAAATAGTTTCTTCGCGTAAAAAATCCATTGTGAACACTATCATGACTTCAGAACaacttaaattttttaaattaaataaacaaATTCTCAAAACTAATTGACATTCTTATAAATTAATTTTGTTTGGTGACGATTTCAACACATTTATATTTGTAAGTAAATGACAACAAATAAATGTTGAGTCACTTAATTCCTAATATTGGATTTTCCATgtgggaaaaagaagaaaaaaaacataCCAACAACACTATCTTCAAAGATAGAGATACAATTTTACGCAACAACATTTCCGTACTTCATAAAACAAATTTATGTAATTACAAATAATATTACCTAATAATTTTACGATGATCGGGATTGTCAAGGAGTAACGTGCGAAGCACGTTTATAGAGACTAGTTAACATAAAAACATGCTGGATTCAAATTTGTGATTCAAGTGTGTTAACTAAAATGAATAAGAGATGCAGGTTCAGAAGTATACTCTCAAACGGGAAAAGAAAGAGCTACAGCATTTGATGTTAcctttgtccaaaaaaaaaaaaaaaacagagctaCATCATTTAGCATGTGTCATGCATTATATACTGAATTGAGGAAGTGTAGTATCATAAGTGATACGACCTTTCCTAATTTATAAGTAATTTGCAAGTTAATTAAAACATTACTTACATTTCTTTCTTGCTGCTCCATCTGAACTTGAAGGTCACGTTGATTCTTTTCAGCCAAAGCTTTGGCCTGAGAATATACATATCATAAATCATACTTACAGCTGAACTATGCAATACATGCTCAAAGGATGTAAGCAGAAATTTGCACTGACAATCCAAACATAAGAGGAAAAACACATGTGCCAGGGGGCATACCGCACGGTCCTGAGTTCGTTGATGGCGCTCTAATCTAGCTCTTCTTCTTTCTTCGGTTTCCCCTTCAACCTCTTGGAAGTCTCCAGATGACGTGGCAGCTGGTTAAGTAACATAGTATTAGGAAATAGATGAGACAGACTAAAAACCAACAACGTGACACGCAGTAGATATGCCATTAGTTTATCTGTAACCATAGTATTCCCTAAATGACTCCTTAAAGTataaatacaatacaatacaaaaaCAAATGGTGAGAAATTGagacagttaaaaaaaaaaggcacctTCTGTACAATTGAGGGAGTTATCCAAGAAAAAACTGCTAATAACTGATGGGTTGAATTAAGTTGTAATTGCGTGAGATAAATTCAATTGAGGGTAAAGTTGGAGAAAGTAATTAGTCGCCCAGGTAGTTACTCTAGCCTACGAGGCTTTATTAGGACTTAGTAGTACAGTCTAGCCCCGTGAATTTTGCTAGTGAAGTAGGTACCTCCAAAAATTGAAGAGAGATCATCAACAAAACTTGTGGTTGAAGATGCCTTTGTCCTGTTGGAGGAGGTTGTGGTAGATGAAAATGTTGGCTTTGGCCCTCCAGCACCTGCTTTGTTCTGAAACTGTGAAGCAGATGAAGTCTCCTAGAAATGCCAGGTGAAGAAAAGAAACAGTTACCAAAATGAAGAACAAAAGATAGAGCATCGCGAGAGGCTTAACTTGATATCTTATGTTGTTTTGTTTACACTTACAGAAGAACTTGCTCTTGTCTTAGGTGCACTGTTGGCTCTGGAACCCATATTGAAAAAGGATTCGAGATCATCATCGTTCTTTTGTTGGTTCATCCTTGCAGCAGCAGCTGCCCTTTCTCGAGCCTCTGCAGCAGCTCTCTGACGAGCTTCTGCAGCAGCCCTTTCTACTGCAGCTCGTTCTGCTCGACGTCTTGCCTCAGCCTCAGCCTTTGCAGCTGAAGCTTTTTCACGTGCTTCTTTTTCCCTTGCTTCTGCAGCTACCTTTTCTGCTCTTTCTCTAGCTTCTGCTGCAGCTCTTTCACGGGCTTCCGCTTGTGCTCGCTGAACTGCAGCCCTTTCAGCCCGTTCTCGAGCTTCAGCTGAAGCCTTCTCCACGGAAGCTCTTTCGGTTTTTAAACGAGCAGCAGCAGCAGCTCTGTCTCTAGCGTCTGCTCCTGCTCTTTCACGTGCTTCCCTAGTAGCCCTTTCTACAGCTTGCCTACCCCGATCTCTTTCTATCTCTCTAGCTCTCTGCCTCTCCCTCTCAAGTTTCCATTGTGCTCTCTCTTCCTCTTCTTTTTCCCTCTGTTGACACTCACGTTCTAATCTCTCCTTGTTTtctctcaattctttttcttgtGATTCACGCATGGCTTGTTCATCCCTGTCCAGGTTTACAGCCTCCTTACTCTTAGCTGCCTTTGCAAATTCTCTTTCTCGAACTTCCTTAGCGTGTCTAAATTTGGCCTGAGCTCTATCCATAGCATCCTTCATAGCAGCAGCTGATGCAGCAGCTACTGAGTTTGCATTCATATCTTCACCAGAAACGTCGTCTGCACTTTCATCCACGCTATGGTGAGACCTACCCATGGCAAATTCATCAAGTTCATCCAACTGAGAAATTGGAGGGCTCTTGGCTGCAGGACGAACAAGCTTAGGACTTTGAGAGTATTGGTTGTAACTTGGAGAAGAAGAATATCCGTCGCCCTTCTTTCTTGCATTCGAAGCAAAGGAACTAGCCTCTGACTTAAAATTTTGCTGTGGAATCGGAGGCGGAGGCCGTGATGGAGGTGGAGCTCTTGTAGGTTGTGTAAAAAGAGGAATCTCTGATACACTAAGCCACACATCATCAGAAGGCTGCATTTGTTCCTCCGATCTTGGGGACGTATCTGATCCGAAGTTGGTTTCATGAATATTGTTACTTGCATATGGAGAGGAACCAGCTTGACCAAAAGATCTCAGAGGATCAGCTGAAGGCATGTCAAACAGAGGAGAGTCCTGAAAACCATCCCCGGGCACCTTTTTCTCTGAGCGGCTATCAGAAGATCTAGAAGAAGATTTTCCAATGTTTTCTCTAGAAGTAGAGGTTTGTGTGTCACTTCTTCCTGATCCTGCCCTTTGAGGGCTCCCTTCCATCCCTCTGTTATTCCTAGCAGGGTATAATGGCGGGACAGACTTACTAAAACCATTCAGTGGATCTAAATCATCAAGAACTCCTCCACTAACCGATGAAGCTTCAGATTTTGCATTTCCAGATTTACCAAGCTGACCAATCTGTTCAAGTGGATCTATGAACTCCCCCGGGGAAGACGAAGCCGG
Encoded here:
- the LOC132606810 gene encoding auxilin-related protein 2-like, which produces MDDLDVLARDFGFRPAGKSAPMRSDGGDQRRSSSVRSTSTSSPLYDDDMFGVPPKYTKPSNNSNSNKSSSMNDINYDSIFNNNNKTSSVPVYDKPVYDDEGDIFDGLPGLKSKSVSEKSSVRFDDDVFIATMTSPSEAKIKDEHFGDLLGNLKSNEKVTESKSSSSSSAREFDDLLAGFGNSTSTTNKRSYTESSHYSKPTGNSNRSSSVLDDPFAGLGSTSMPASSSPGEFIDPLEQIGQLGKSGNAKSEASSVSGGVLDDLDPLNGFSKSVPPLYPARNNRGMEGSPQRAGSGRSDTQTSTSRENIGKSSSRSSDSRSEKKVPGDGFQDSPLFDMPSADPLRSFGQAGSSPYASNNIHETNFGSDTSPRSEEQMQPSDDVWLSVSEIPLFTQPTRAPPPSRPPPPIPQQNFKSEASSFASNARKKGDGYSSSPSYNQYSQSPKLVRPAAKSPPISQLDELDEFAMGRSHHSVDESADDVSGEDMNANSVAAASAAAMKDAMDRAQAKFRHAKEVREREFAKAAKSKEAVNLDRDEQAMRESQEKELRENKERLERECQQREKEEEERAQWKLERERQRAREIERDRGRQAVERATREARERAGADARDRAAAAARLKTERASVEKASAEARERAERAAVQRAQAEARERAAAEARERAEKVAAEAREKEAREKASAAKAEAEARRRAERAAVERAAAEARQRAAAEARERAAAAARMNQQKNDDDLESFFNMGSRANSAPKTRASSSETSSASQFQNKAGAGGPKPTFSSTTTSSNRTKASSTTSFVDDLSSIFGAATSSGDFQEVEGETEERRRARLERHQRTQDRAAKALAEKNQRDLQVQMEQQERNRIGETLDIEIKRWAAGKEGNLRALLSTLQYVLWPECGWQPVSLTDLITGASVKKVYRKATLCIHPDKVQQKGATLQQKYVAEKVFDMLKEAWNKFNSEELF